The Chanos chanos chromosome 6, fChaCha1.1, whole genome shotgun sequence genome includes a region encoding these proteins:
- the LOC115814064 gene encoding butyrophilin subfamily 3 member A3-like — translation MPGEWDLCEGVDERRGWRCSVQGAGVIGRGSRALGWWPAQKQSRLAVGASINGSAVLGARKRPASKPDLYTLLPRTPAFILQLMGFHEMQVTFVNKQPLMTPQCSHWRLIHMHLYRFQVVGPADPLVAVAGEDLVLPCSLKPNISAVDMTVEWSRIHGSDTLVHLYTDHEDRNERQIQSYRERTALFKEELQKGNTSLKLSRVRVSDEGKYKCFIDSKSHYDDITVEVIVEAVGTHPVISMEGYDHSGRLSLLCETKGWNPEPGIMWLDSERVVLPAENTETVRDTEGFYVKQRVIVQDSDTNRFFCRVIMKDHMKEVEIYIPMFEMRAILYAVDVTLDPDTANPELILSDAGKQVKTGGTKQNLPDNPERFDYCPCVLGKEGFSSGRFYYEVEVRGKTEWDLGVVRESINRKGEITASPEDGYWTIWLRNGDEYKALDSPCVLLSLRQKPQKVGVFVDYEEGLVSFYDVEARSHIYSFTGQSFTEKLYPLFGPCTNDGGENSSPLIITPVR, via the exons ATGCCAGGGGAATGGGACCTCTGTGAGGGGGTTGATgagaggagagggtggaggtgcTCTGTGCAGGGCGCAGGGGTGATAGGGAGAGGATCCAGGGCCTTGGGGTGGTGGCCAG CTCAGAAACAGTCTAGACTAGCGGTGGGCGCTTCCATTAATGGTTCAGCAGTCCTGGGAGCCAGGAAGAGACCTGCATCCAAGCCTGACCTCTACACTCTCCTTCCTCGG ACTCCTGCTTTTATCCTGCAACTAATGGGTTTCCATGAGATGCAGGTGACATTTGTCAACAAACAGCCACTCATGACTCCTCAGTGTAGTCACTGGAGGCTTATTCACATGCACCTTT ATCGGTTTCAGGTTGTTGGACCAGCTGATCCTCTTGTTGCTGTAGCTGGCGAAGACctggttctgccctgttctctcaaacccaacatcagtgctgtggacatgacagtggagtggagtagaatccatggatcagacactctagtgcatctgtacacagaccatgaagacagaaatgagagacagattcagtcctatagagagaggacagcactgtttaaagaggaactgcagaaaggcaacacttcattaaaactctccagagtgagagtctctgatgaaggaaaatacaaatgttttattgactCTAAAAGCCATTATGATGACATAACTGTTGAAGTCATAGTTGAAG CTGTTGGAACCCACCCGGTGATCTCTATGGAGGGCTATGATCATTCAGGAAGACtgagtctactgtgtgaaactAAAGGTTGGAACCCTGAGCCTGGGATTATGTGGCTGGACAGTGAAAGAGTCGTTCTCCCTGCTGAgaatacagagacagtcagagacacagagggtttCTATGTGAAACAACGTGTTATTGTACAGGACAGTGACACCAACAGATTCTtctgtagagtaataatgaaAGACCACATGAAAGAGGTAGAGATTTACATCCCAA tgtttgagaTGAGAGCAATACTATATGCAG tggatgtgactctggatcctgatacaGCAAATCCCgaactcatcctgtctgatgcTGGAAAACAAGTTAAAACTGGAGGCACAAAGCagaatctccctgacaacccagagaggtttgatTATTGTCCCTGTGTCCTGGGAAAAgaggggttctcctcagggagattttactatgaggtggagGTCAGGGGGAAGACTGAGTGGGATTTAGGAGTGGTCAGAGAGTCCATTAACAGGAAGGGAGAGATAACAGCGAGCCCTGAGGATGGATACTGGACCATATGGCTGAGGAATGGGGATGAGTATAAGGCTCTAGACTCTCCctgtgtcctcctctctctgagacagaaaccccagaaggtgggggtgtttgtggattatgaggagggtctggtctccttttatgatgtggaggccagatctcatatctactctttcactggtcagtctttcactgagaaactctatccaCTCTTCGGCCCGTGTACTAATGATGGAGGTGAAAACTCATCTCCACTGATCATCACTCCTGTCAGATAA